Proteins encoded together in one Diabrotica undecimpunctata isolate CICGRU chromosome 3, icDiaUnde3, whole genome shotgun sequence window:
- the Rev1 gene encoding DNA repair protein Rev1 gives MNGKSDGTVKEETDNKKKKSREFDQDNGFNEWGGYMAAKRAKLLNQFEGSNITKLSNIFEGVSIHVNGLTRPPIDELKNLMAAHGGVFHMYQVSSTTHIIASNLPNVKIKHLGTTPIVKPAWITDSIDFGKLLDYRRYLLYNNQSKSQPKIGFPVIEKMSASASISENDSVNIESNTVFAETSSVVIQNSTAQVKSEKLPLSNQINRFPTKTASDPNFLEEFYNNSRLHLISTLGAEFKHLVGQMRESSDGKFPGLEKLISCKVSEGTILVPSTVIMHIDMDCFFVSVSLRNHPELKGKPVAITHARNGQLSNVRPDQKSAREQEFSLYSERLPVGVTSRVDQIDTQSSMSEIASCSYEARKFGIKNGTFLGQAIKMCPELKTLPYDFEGIKEVSHTLYRTVASYTLDIEAVSCDEMYVDVTKILRKTGLTVEEWASLIRNEIRTITGCPCSAGFGANRLQARLATRKAKPEGQFYLKPEEVENHMVELPLSDLPGVGRATLAKLQKLGLFTCGDVQLTSLKVLQNEIGQKAGETIKEQSVGVDSKALNFYHERKSVSADVNYGIRFKTLQECHTFLENLSAEVYNRMNEINMRARCLTLKLLVRAPEAPVETAKFLGHGICDSLTKSTTSNSVLSSPQIIFKEAKILYEKLGADFADLRGVGLQLTKLEKNAPINKALTNFLKQHNQNKVPEKAPTTNKDVEKDSLLPLEQQEKKPKIVAATTVKQKETPNASIGSRRGRPRGGKNNTTRKAVPKSSNVMTVNQYFGHAKSSESNSKLKQNPHNIDMQVFNQLPENLKQEIIREYNLEEQVTLSQENSLPNCQQNTLIQDAKPEIPERKTKTSSQESVEQESSKKSPFNNLSWDQIKPIIKKWTASEESPCDFDTEMLAEHFKQLAINRKIEVLMSVFNFLHRVFSELNCSWHNSYFKMVNITQEGMVARYGRTLLVKRRFNCCGM, from the exons ATGAACGGCAAAAGTGATGGTACAGTTAAAGAAGAAACggataacaaaaagaaaaaatctagAGAATTCGATCAGGATAATGGATTTAACGAGTGG GGCGGTTATATGGCAGCTAAAAGGGCCAAACTTCTGAACCAGTTTGAGGGATCCAACATTACAAAACTATCCAATATATTTGAAGGAGTATCTATCCATGTGAATGGTTTAACTAGACCTCCAATTGATGAGCTAAAGAACTTAATGGCAGCACATGGGGGAGTTTTCCACATGTACCAAGTTTCGAGCACTACCCATATTATAGCTTCcaatttaccaaatgtcaaa ATTAAACATCTTGGTACTACACCCATAGTGAAACCAGCATGGATAACAGATAGTATAGACTTTGGAAAACTGTTAGATTACCGTAGATATCTTCTATATAACAATCAAAGCAAATCACAGCCAAAAATAGGTTTTCCTGTCATAGAAAAAATGTCAGCATCTGCATCAATATCTGAAAATGATTCTGTAAATATTGAAAGTAATACAGTATTTGCAGAAACTTCTTCTGTAGTAATACAGAATTCAACAGCTCAGGTTAAATCTGAAAAATTACCTTTGTCCAATCAGATTAATAGATTTCCAACAAAAACAGCTTCAGATCCTAACTTTCTTGAGGAGTTTTATAACAATTCCAGACTGCATTTGATATCAACTTTAGGTGCAGAATTCAAACATTTGGTTGGTCAAATGAGGGAATCCTCAGATGGAAAGTTTCCTGGTTTAGAAAAACTAATCTCATGTAAAG TTTCAGAAGGTACAATATTAGTTCCCTCCACAGTAATAATGCATATTGACATGGATTGCTTCTTCGTTTCTGTGTCACTTCGCAATCACCCAGAATTAAAAGGAAAGCCTGTAGCTATCACCCATGCTCGAAATGGTCAGCTATCCAACGTGAGGCCAGATCAAAAATCTGCTCGAGAACAAGAATTTTCATTGTACTCCGAGAGACTGCCAGTAGGTGTCACTTCGCGGGTGGACCAAATAGATACCCAGTCCAGCATGTCAGAGATAGCCAGCTGCAGTTATGAGGCCAGAAAGTTTGGTATTAAGAATGGTACGTTTTTGGGACAGGCTATTAAAATGTGTCCTGAATTAAAGACATTGCCGTATGATTTTGAG GGCATCAAAGAAGTATCTCATACTTTGTACAGAACCGTAGCTTCTTATACTTTGGACATAGAAGCAGTAAGTTGCGATGAAATGTACGTGGATGTGACTAAAATTCTAAGGAAAACAGGACTGACAGTGGAAGAATGGGCGTCGCTCATCAGAAATGAAATTAGGACTATTACAGGCTGCCCTTGTTCAGCAG GATTCGGAGCAAATCGTCTGCAAGCTAGACTAGCGACTAGGAAAGCCAAACCTGAGGGACAGTTTTATTTGAAACCAGAAGAGGTAGAAAACCATATGGTCGAGTTGCCCTTGTCCGATCTACCGGGAGTAGGTAGAGCTACCCTAGCGAAGCTACAAAAACTAGGACTATTTACATGTGGCGATGTGCAG CTTACGTCACTAAAAGTTCTCCAGAACGAAATAGGCCAAAAAGCAGGCGAAACTATAAAAGAACAGTCAGTAGGAGTTGACAGCAAAGCGTTGAACTTTTACCACGAGAGAAAATCAGTATCTGCAGATGTAAATTATGGAATTAGGTTCAAAACATTACAGGAGTGTCACACGTTTCTCGAAAATCTCTCTGCCGAAGTGTACAATAGAATGAACGAAATTAATATGAGAGCCAGGTGTTTGACTTTAAAATTGTTGGTGAGAGCTCCAGAAGCCCCGGTG GAAACAGCCAAGTTCCTTGGTCACGGAATCTGTGACAGCCTGACCAAGAGTACCACCTCAAATTCCGTTTTAAGCAGCCCACAGATCATTTTTAAGGAAGCCAAAATCTTATACGAAAAGCTAGGAGCCGATTTTGCCGATTTAAGAGGTGTAGGACTTCAGTTAACAAAATTAGAAAAGAATGCTCCAATTAATAAAGCCCTGACCAACTTTTTAAAGCAGCACAACCAAAATAAAGTACCGGAAAAAGCCCCGACTACTAACAAAGATGTAGAAAAGGATTCGTTATTACCCTTGGAGCAACAAGAGAAAAAACCAAAGATTGTTGCAGCTACTACTGTGAAGCAAAAAGAAACTCCAAACGCGTCTATAGGTTCTAGAAGGGGTAGACCAAGAGGAGGTAAAAATAACACTACCAGAAAAGCAGTGCCGAAGTCATCAAATGTAATGACTGTAAATCAGTATTTCGGGCACGCTAAAAGTTCCGAGAGCAACTCTAAATTAAAGCAG AATCCACATAATATAGATATGCAGGTTTTTAATCAACTTCCAGAAAATCTAAAACAAGAGATTATTAGAGAATATAATCTAGAGGAACAAGTGACTCTTTCACAAGAAAATTCACTTCCGAATTGTCAGCAAAATACTCTAATCCAAGATGCCAAGCCAGAGATACCAGAGAGAAAGACAAAAACTTCGTCTCAAGAGTCCGTGGAACAAG AATCTTCAAAGAAATCCCCATTCAACAATTTATCTTGGGATCAAATAAAACCTATAATAAAAAAATGGACGGCATCCGAAGAGAGTCCCTGTGACTTCGACACTGAAATGCTTGCGGAGCACTTCAAACAATTAGCCATTAACAGGAAAATAGAAGTATTGATGAGTGTCTTCAATTTTTTACATAG AGTTTTTTCCGAGTTGAATTGCAGCTGGCACAATTCTTACTTTAAGATGGTGAATATAACCCAAGAAGGAATGGTTGCTCGATATGGCCGCACTCTATTAGTGAAAAGGAGATTTAATTGTTGTGGGATGTAA